A window of the Cicer arietinum cultivar CDC Frontier isolate Library 1 chromosome 6, Cicar.CDCFrontier_v2.0, whole genome shotgun sequence genome harbors these coding sequences:
- the LOC101489451 gene encoding uncharacterized protein, producing MAARAYDSAAYFLKGSSAILNFPEEIELLPRPLSSSRRDIQSAAAKAALQRSQQQQQLPSPSIETSNNNNNSNNNNDNNNNIFSVDMMEWWKQEECVSTMSFWDVKDDPLMSPPRMGSTFGDLTWNEVFNFNDDILTKAQP from the coding sequence ATGGCGGCGCGTGCTTATGACTCAGCGGCTTACTTCTTGAAAGGAAGCTCCGCTATCCTTAATTTTCCCGAAGAGATTGAGTTGCTTCCACGTCCTCTTTCCTCGTCCAGGAGAGACATTCAATCGGCGGCTGCTAAAGCGGCTCTTCAACGAagccaacaacaacaacaactaccctctccttcaatagaaactagtaataataataataatagtaataataacaacgataataataataatatattttccgTCGACATGATGGAGTGGTGGAAACAAGAAGAGTGCGTGTCGACGATGTCGTTTTGGGATGTCAAGGATGATCCTCTAATGAGCCCACCAAGGATGGGGTCCACTTTTGGAGATTTGACATGGAACGAAGTCTTCAATTTTAATGACGACATTCTCACTAAGGCACAACCGTAA